The Mercurialis annua linkage group LG2, ddMerAnnu1.2, whole genome shotgun sequence genome contains a region encoding:
- the LOC130015175 gene encoding uncharacterized protein LOC130015175, with translation MTDNARNSSGNEYPPSETSVSGFAEVHLEDYGSDGIDYSERFFYENGFESDTEAINWAKGIAIQIGFELVISSHKKGGLVKLLRCCRGERYRGSHTDLDSFARKNTKTKACQCPFRIVVKFINGTWTVLAKSGISSMHNHALAVYPEGHRQMSGLSAAAKMIVRDMSAAQAKPCAILAAVQEKFPSDNRPSFPFFRRMFTIGPKLSSSEVSKSASSIRRSSMSSSSIRSSCI, from the exons atgacggataacgcTCGTAATTCGTCCGGAAACGAATATCCACCATCCGAAACTAGCGTATCCGGATTTGCCGAg gttcatttagaagattatggcAGTGACGGTATCGATTACAGTGAACGGTTTTTTTATGAAAACGGATTTGAAAGTGATACCGAAGCAATAAATTGGGCAAAGGGAATTGCTATACAGATTGGGTTTGAGCTGGTTATTTCGTCTCACAAGAAAGGGGGGTTGGTAAAACTTTTGAGATGTTGTCGGGGTGAGAGATATAGAGGGTCACACACAGATTTAGATTCTTTTGCACGAAAGAATACGAAGACGAAGGCCTGCCAATGCCCTTTCAGGATTGTGGTGAAATTTATTAATGGCACATGGACTGTTCTTGCGAAGTCTGGGATTTCAAGTATGCACAATCATGCGTTAGCTGTGTATCCTGAGGGACACCGTCAGATGAGCGGACTGAGCGCTGCGGCCAAAATGATTGTGCGGGATATGAGTGCGGCACAAGCTAAGCCGTGTGCTATTTTGGCGGCTGTTCAAGAAAAATTTCCATCTGACAACCGTCCATCTTTCCCCTTTTTCCGCCGAATGTTCACGATTGGTCCTAAACTCTCGTCCTCAGAAGTCTCAAAATCAGCATCGTCTATCCGACGGTCTTCCATGTCATCATCCTCCATCCGATCATCCTGTATCTGA